Proteins encoded by one window of Micromonospora coxensis:
- a CDS encoding ABC transporter substrate-binding protein, with protein MAHLSRTGMSRRHALGLGLGAGLTVALAACGEDGTSTTGGGTSLGGASLTGLMRASFIPAIHELQQKQAAAWAQTHDGTVELTFAKEWREQIAAVVESRSGEDLGELFANQAHIYADRLVDLTDLCESIGERDGGWYDVAREACVVDGRWRAIPRAYTAHVLNWRTDLFAQVGVTEFPTTWTGLVEVATRLRDAKLPRVALTMSQAGPNDSASVAYSLLWSYGAAEVDKDGKTVAINSAETRAAIKLMQDLAAVSAPEISSYDEGGNNTSFLAGKIAVTQNATSIWYTAQKQAPDIAKNMSHARYPQGPAGHQQLVEMNSLAIFSHSKRIEPAKDLFGYLMDKGQLGKLAEIALTYYTPLLKGYDDLATMPWNSEAKLKGLKGLAAGGHMPGWPGPASRQSAQAYNNQTIVNMFARVISGKAGVDESIRVAEDELKKVYGG; from the coding sequence ATGGCACACCTGAGCCGCACCGGCATGTCCCGCCGACACGCGCTGGGCCTTGGTCTCGGCGCCGGCCTCACCGTCGCGCTCGCCGCCTGCGGTGAGGACGGCACCTCGACCACCGGTGGCGGCACTTCGCTCGGCGGTGCCAGCCTGACCGGGCTGATGCGCGCCAGTTTCATCCCCGCCATCCACGAGCTTCAGCAGAAGCAGGCCGCCGCCTGGGCGCAGACGCACGACGGAACCGTCGAGCTGACCTTCGCCAAGGAGTGGCGCGAGCAGATCGCCGCCGTCGTCGAGTCCCGCTCGGGTGAGGACCTGGGTGAGCTGTTCGCGAACCAGGCCCACATCTACGCCGACCGGCTGGTCGACCTCACCGACCTGTGCGAGTCCATCGGCGAACGTGACGGCGGATGGTACGACGTCGCCCGGGAGGCGTGTGTCGTGGACGGCCGGTGGCGGGCGATTCCCCGGGCCTACACCGCGCACGTGCTCAACTGGCGGACCGACCTGTTCGCCCAGGTGGGCGTCACCGAGTTTCCGACGACGTGGACCGGGCTGGTGGAGGTGGCGACCCGACTGCGGGACGCGAAGCTGCCCCGGGTCGCGCTGACCATGAGCCAGGCCGGGCCGAACGACTCCGCGAGTGTCGCCTACTCCCTGCTCTGGTCGTACGGCGCCGCCGAGGTGGACAAGGACGGCAAGACGGTCGCCATCAACAGCGCCGAGACTCGTGCCGCGATCAAGCTGATGCAGGATCTCGCCGCGGTCAGCGCGCCGGAGATCTCCTCGTACGACGAAGGGGGCAACAACACCAGCTTCCTCGCCGGCAAGATCGCGGTCACCCAGAACGCCACCAGCATCTGGTACACCGCCCAGAAGCAGGCCCCGGACATCGCCAAGAACATGAGCCACGCGCGCTACCCGCAGGGTCCGGCCGGACACCAGCAGCTCGTCGAGATGAACTCCCTGGCGATCTTCTCGCACAGCAAGCGGATCGAACCCGCCAAGGACCTCTTCGGCTACCTGATGGACAAGGGGCAGCTCGGCAAGCTGGCCGAGATCGCCCTGACCTACTACACGCCGCTGCTCAAGGGCTACGACGACCTCGCCACCATGCCCTGGAACTCGGAGGCCAAGCTCAAGGGACTCAAGGGCCTGGCTGCCGGTGGGCACATGCCCGGCTGGCCCGGTCCGGCCTCGCGGCAGTCGGCCCAGGCGTACAACAACCAGACGATCGTCAACATGTTCGCCCGGGTGATCAGTGGCAAGGCCGGCGTCGACGAGTCGATCCGGGTCGCCGAGGACGAGCTCAAGAAGGTCTACGGGGGCTGA
- a CDS encoding carbohydrate ABC transporter permease: MTMATLSGRATARPPLPAPSPPVGLLRRLRVTRRLLITVTMALFTVFTLFPFVWMALTSLRTGSDLYRVADRPFSVSGLTLEHFRDLLTETKFLTWTLNSLIVALSASAIALVIGVPAAYSLGRLRYRGGTLVGVIVFSTYLLPPALLFIPMNVVVNRLHLGNTLGALILVYLTFLVPFIAWMLSSYFQSLPVELAEAARIDGASRLRAMVLIDLPLVLPGVVSVFFFAFTLCWQEYLYALTFVRSADKQPVAVGLVNALQVGDVFAWGQLMGGALLGALPVVIIFSFLMDYYLSGLTAGAVKG; this comes from the coding sequence ATGACCATGGCCACCCTGTCCGGCCGGGCCACCGCCCGGCCGCCCCTTCCCGCACCGTCGCCGCCGGTGGGGCTGTTGCGCCGGCTCCGCGTGACCCGACGGCTGCTGATCACCGTCACCATGGCGCTGTTCACCGTCTTCACCCTGTTCCCGTTCGTCTGGATGGCGCTGACCTCGCTGCGTACCGGATCCGACCTCTACCGGGTCGCCGACCGTCCGTTCTCGGTCAGCGGACTCACCCTGGAGCACTTCCGGGACCTGCTCACCGAGACCAAGTTCCTCACCTGGACGCTGAACAGCCTGATCGTGGCTCTGTCCGCCTCCGCGATCGCCCTGGTCATCGGGGTCCCGGCGGCCTACAGCCTCGGGCGGCTGCGCTATCGCGGCGGCACCCTCGTCGGCGTGATCGTCTTCTCGACCTACCTGCTCCCGCCGGCGCTGCTGTTCATCCCGATGAACGTGGTGGTCAACCGGCTGCACCTGGGCAACACGCTCGGCGCGTTGATCCTGGTGTACCTGACCTTCCTGGTGCCCTTCATCGCCTGGATGCTCTCCAGCTACTTCCAGAGCCTGCCGGTGGAACTGGCGGAGGCGGCACGCATCGACGGGGCCAGCCGACTGCGGGCGATGGTGCTGATCGACCTGCCACTGGTGCTGCCCGGGGTGGTGTCGGTGTTCTTCTTCGCCTTCACCCTCTGCTGGCAGGAGTACCTGTACGCGCTGACCTTCGTCCGTTCCGCCGACAAGCAACCCGTCGCCGTCGGACTGGTCAACGCGCTGCAGGTGGGCGACGTGTTCGCCTGGGGCCAGCTGATGGGCGGCGCGCTGCTGGGCGCGCTGCCCGTGGTGATCATCTTTTCCTTCCTCATGGACTACTACCTGTCCGGTCTGACCGCCGGGGCGGTGAAGGGATGA
- a CDS encoding DUF1996 domain-containing protein, translated as MLQHRHRRIALSLVAAVGLAGSWAVATSTGFAAENDRRDSRIERNEGSFITRCELSHRAADDPIVAFGQPGASHLHDFVGNRGVNAGSTYEQLKRNPRTTCDGEGHTGSYWFPTVLVNGEPTEATRTNVYYRSRQLDPRAIKPFPQNLRMIAGDARATREQPGDVANWDCVRSGDRRSVQTPSCAANDEFLKFRIEFPECWDGVRIDSPDHKSHMAYANRGECPRTHPVAVPGITVSVNFEYGKDIRRTDRITLSSGGVFSGHADFINTWDEATLGRLVAGCLNAAKSCDKGEKPDVRPAVTPVASDTTIHKTRITSGSAPAGADTTTHAGHGG; from the coding sequence ATGCTGCAGCACCGACACCGCCGTATCGCGCTGTCCCTGGTCGCCGCTGTGGGCCTCGCCGGGTCCTGGGCCGTGGCCACCAGCACCGGCTTCGCCGCCGAGAACGACCGCCGTGACAGCAGGATCGAGCGCAACGAAGGCAGCTTCATCACGCGCTGCGAGCTGAGCCACCGCGCCGCCGACGACCCGATCGTCGCCTTCGGTCAGCCCGGCGCCTCGCACCTGCACGACTTCGTCGGCAATCGGGGCGTCAACGCCGGCTCCACCTACGAGCAGCTGAAGCGGAACCCGAGGACGACCTGCGACGGCGAAGGCCACACCGGGTCCTACTGGTTCCCTACCGTCCTGGTCAACGGCGAGCCCACCGAGGCGACCCGAACCAACGTCTACTACCGGTCCCGACAGCTCGACCCTCGCGCCATCAAGCCGTTCCCGCAGAACCTGCGCATGATCGCCGGCGACGCCCGCGCGACCCGCGAGCAGCCCGGCGACGTGGCGAACTGGGACTGCGTCCGTAGCGGTGACCGCCGCAGCGTCCAGACGCCCAGCTGCGCCGCCAACGACGAGTTCCTCAAGTTCCGCATCGAGTTCCCGGAATGCTGGGACGGCGTCCGGATCGACAGCCCCGACCACAAGAGCCACATGGCCTACGCCAACCGCGGCGAATGTCCCCGCACCCACCCGGTCGCCGTCCCCGGCATCACGGTGTCGGTCAACTTCGAGTACGGCAAGGACATCCGGCGTACCGACCGGATCACCCTGTCCAGCGGTGGTGTCTTCTCCGGCCACGCCGACTTCATCAACACCTGGGACGAGGCGACCCTGGGCCGGCTGGTCGCCGGGTGCCTCAACGCCGCCAAGTCCTGCGACAAGGGCGAGAAGCCGGATGTGCGGCCCGCCGTCACGCCGGTCGCGTCGGACACCACCATCCACAAGACCCGGATCACGTCCGGCTCGGCACCGGCCGGCGCGGACACGACCACGCACGCCGGACACGGTGGTTGA
- a CDS encoding LacI family DNA-binding transcriptional regulator yields MTDVARLAGVSHQTVSRVLNGHPHVREQTRLRVQAAIVQLGYRPNRAARALVTGRTQVIGVVTQNPTLYGPASMLVSLQQAAADRGYAVSVRALVTLDMQTILEAVERHVAHRVAGVVVMAPVESAGEALARVPAGMPLVTVDGDPSDPVPLVTIDQRTGAREATRHLLDAGHRTVWHVSGPADRFGSASRVAGWRDALVAAGAEVPPVLEGDWSAASGFRCGQMLARMPEVTAIFAANDHLALGVLRALHEHGRRVPDDVSVVGFDDVPEAGYFTPPLTTVRPNFDAVARASLDLLWEQIDGDGASGVRCRVVVPELVERASVGAPPR; encoded by the coding sequence ATGACAGACGTGGCGCGCCTCGCCGGTGTCTCTCATCAGACGGTGTCCCGGGTGCTCAACGGGCATCCTCACGTACGCGAGCAGACGCGACTGCGGGTGCAGGCGGCCATCGTCCAGCTCGGCTACCGGCCGAACCGGGCGGCCCGCGCGCTGGTCACGGGTCGGACCCAGGTGATCGGGGTGGTCACGCAGAACCCGACCCTCTACGGTCCGGCGTCGATGCTCGTGAGCCTGCAACAGGCTGCGGCCGACAGGGGCTACGCGGTCAGCGTGCGAGCCCTGGTGACGCTCGACATGCAGACGATTCTCGAGGCGGTCGAGAGACATGTGGCGCATCGGGTCGCCGGTGTCGTGGTGATGGCGCCGGTGGAGTCGGCGGGGGAGGCCCTGGCGCGGGTGCCCGCCGGTATGCCACTGGTGACCGTGGACGGTGATCCGAGCGACCCGGTGCCCCTGGTGACGATCGATCAGAGGACAGGGGCTCGCGAGGCTACCCGGCATCTGCTCGATGCGGGCCACCGCACCGTCTGGCACGTCTCCGGACCGGCTGATCGGTTCGGCAGCGCCAGCCGGGTCGCGGGGTGGCGGGATGCCCTGGTGGCGGCAGGGGCAGAGGTGCCCCCGGTGCTGGAGGGAGACTGGTCCGCCGCGTCGGGTTTCCGGTGCGGGCAGATGCTCGCCCGGATGCCCGAGGTGACGGCGATCTTCGCCGCCAACGATCATCTCGCGCTCGGCGTGCTGCGCGCGCTGCACGAGCACGGTCGGCGGGTTCCCGACGACGTCAGTGTGGTGGGCTTCGACGACGTGCCGGAGGCGGGGTACTTCACCCCACCGCTGACGACGGTGCGGCCGAACTTCGACGCGGTTGCCCGGGCCAGCCTTGACCTGCTGTGGGAGCAGATCGACGGTGACGGCGCCAGTGGCGTGCGGTGTCGCGTCGTGGTGCCGGAGTTGGTCGAACGAGCGAGCGTCGGCGCGCCGCCCCGGTGA
- the araB gene encoding ribulokinase: MTIGERPQYVVGIDFGTLSGRALVVRVQDGAELGTAVTEYAHGVIDAALPGTDRRLSRDWALQVPADYVEVLRTAVPRAVASAGIDPADVIGLATDFTACTMVPTLADGTPLCEVPRFADEPHAYVKLWKHHAAQAQADRINDLAKARGEPWLGRYGGFISSEWEFAKGLQLLEEAPDVYAAMDRWVEAADWIVWQLTGTYVRNACTAGYKGIHQDGRYPSEEFLAALHPDFTGFVRDKLDQPIGELGAPAGRLTARAAAWTGLPEGIVVAVGNVDAHVSAAAAQAVEPGQLVAIMGTSTCHVMSGDRLVEVPGMCGVVDGGIIAGRHGYEAGQSGVGDILGWFVENQVPPAYVQSAEAEGVSVHEYLTALSADDPVGSHGLVALDWWSGNRSVLVDHELSGLFIGMSLTTRPEEIYRALVEATAFGARMIVETFARSGLPVREFIATGGLLKNRTLMQIYSDVLGMPLSTVVSQQGPALGSAIHAAVAAGAYPDVPTAAAAMGGRVTDAYRPKPANVAAYDRLYRIYRELHDHFGRGDDVMRRLKAIRREASA, translated from the coding sequence ATGACCATTGGTGAACGGCCGCAGTACGTCGTCGGGATCGACTTCGGCACGCTGTCCGGCCGGGCGCTCGTCGTCCGGGTGCAGGACGGCGCCGAACTGGGCACGGCCGTCACGGAATACGCACACGGGGTGATCGATGCGGCGCTGCCCGGCACCGACCGGCGACTCTCCCGCGACTGGGCCCTGCAGGTGCCTGCCGACTACGTCGAGGTGCTCCGCACAGCCGTACCACGTGCCGTCGCCTCGGCCGGGATCGATCCGGCTGACGTCATCGGGCTCGCCACCGACTTCACCGCCTGCACCATGGTGCCGACGCTGGCCGACGGCACCCCGCTGTGCGAGGTCCCGCGGTTCGCCGACGAGCCGCACGCGTACGTCAAGCTCTGGAAGCACCACGCCGCCCAGGCTCAGGCCGACCGGATCAACGACCTCGCAAAGGCCCGTGGCGAGCCGTGGCTCGGCCGCTACGGCGGATTCATCTCGTCGGAGTGGGAGTTCGCCAAGGGCCTGCAGCTCCTTGAGGAAGCACCCGACGTGTACGCCGCCATGGACCGGTGGGTCGAGGCGGCCGACTGGATCGTCTGGCAGCTCACCGGCACCTACGTCCGCAACGCCTGCACCGCCGGGTACAAGGGCATCCACCAGGACGGCAGGTACCCGTCGGAGGAGTTCCTCGCCGCGCTCCATCCCGACTTCACGGGTTTCGTCCGCGACAAACTCGACCAGCCGATCGGCGAGCTGGGCGCACCCGCCGGCCGCCTCACTGCCCGCGCCGCGGCGTGGACCGGCCTGCCCGAGGGCATCGTGGTGGCCGTGGGCAACGTCGACGCCCACGTCTCCGCCGCTGCCGCCCAGGCCGTCGAGCCGGGGCAACTGGTCGCGATCATGGGTACGTCGACGTGCCATGTCATGAGCGGGGACCGCCTCGTGGAGGTGCCGGGGATGTGCGGCGTCGTCGACGGCGGCATCATCGCCGGCCGACACGGCTACGAGGCGGGGCAGTCCGGGGTCGGCGACATTCTCGGCTGGTTCGTCGAGAATCAGGTTCCGCCGGCCTACGTACAGTCCGCCGAGGCCGAGGGCGTCTCGGTCCACGAGTACCTGACGGCCCTGTCGGCGGACGACCCGGTCGGCTCGCACGGACTGGTCGCACTCGACTGGTGGAGCGGCAACCGCTCGGTCCTCGTCGACCACGAGTTGTCCGGCCTATTCATCGGCATGAGCCTGACCACCCGGCCCGAGGAGATCTACCGGGCGCTGGTGGAGGCGACCGCGTTCGGCGCCCGCATGATCGTCGAGACCTTCGCCCGCTCGGGGCTGCCGGTGCGTGAGTTCATCGCCACCGGCGGCCTGTTGAAGAACCGCACCCTCATGCAGATCTACAGCGACGTGCTCGGCATGCCCCTGTCCACCGTGGTCTCGCAGCAGGGGCCGGCGCTCGGGTCGGCGATCCACGCCGCCGTCGCCGCGGGCGCCTACCCCGACGTGCCGACCGCCGCGGCGGCGATGGGCGGCCGGGTCACCGATGCGTACCGGCCGAAGCCGGCCAACGTCGCCGCCTACGACCGGCTGTACCGCATCTACCGCGAGCTGCACGACCATTTCGGCCGCGGCGACGACGTGATGCGTCGACTCAAGGCGATCCGACGGGAGGCCAGCGCATGA
- a CDS encoding VOC family protein gives MRDRIRGLDHIGLVVPDTEQALALWRDRLGFVVLHAEVVNQGSVLLTHLDLGAVHLQLVQPLVRPHPLHDWLDRHGTGLHHLGFAVDTVDVAWQGDGVGIPPAQPTPHQGVQGKRSVFLDTRCTGGVQLELTGS, from the coding sequence ATGCGAGACCGAATTCGCGGGCTCGACCACATCGGCCTCGTGGTACCCGACACGGAGCAGGCGCTGGCGCTGTGGCGCGACCGCCTGGGCTTCGTGGTCCTGCACGCCGAAGTGGTCAACCAGGGCTCGGTCCTGCTCACCCATCTCGACCTGGGCGCCGTCCACCTGCAACTGGTGCAGCCGCTGGTCAGGCCGCACCCCTTGCACGACTGGCTGGACCGGCACGGCACGGGTCTGCACCATCTCGGCTTCGCGGTGGACACCGTCGACGTGGCCTGGCAGGGCGACGGCGTCGGGATCCCACCTGCCCAGCCGACGCCTCACCAGGGCGTCCAGGGCAAGCGTTCCGTCTTCCTGGACACCCGCTGCACCGGTGGCGTCCAGTTGGAGCTGACCGGCTCATGA
- a CDS encoding carbohydrate ABC transporter permease, producing the protein MAPRERWSFLDRETPLGYLLVLPMAVVVLGLVGYPLLLTVWFSLTDKALGSDTVSFVGLSNYLDLLDDPVFGRTMWNTFNYTVTAVLAKLVLGLVMALALNEVRRFRRFFRAAFLLPWVVPSSLSVLAWMWMFQADFSVLTYLGRQAGLVDGNIPWLGEAGWAMAAVQTVNIWRGAPFFGIIILAGLATVPKELVEAAVVDGANAWQRLRYIILPHLTPILVVVTLFSFVQTLGDFQIVWILTNGGPVNSTHLISTLAFRTGIRGADIASGSAISFFVFPALAAIIALQLTVMRRKAK; encoded by the coding sequence GTGGCCCCTCGGGAACGCTGGTCCTTCCTGGACCGGGAGACCCCGCTGGGCTACCTGCTCGTCCTTCCGATGGCCGTGGTCGTCCTCGGGCTGGTGGGCTATCCACTGCTGCTGACCGTCTGGTTCAGCCTGACCGACAAGGCGCTCGGCAGTGACACCGTCTCCTTCGTCGGGTTGTCCAACTACCTGGACCTGCTCGACGACCCGGTCTTCGGCCGGACCATGTGGAACACGTTCAACTACACGGTCACCGCGGTGCTGGCGAAGCTGGTGCTCGGCCTGGTGATGGCGTTGGCGCTCAACGAGGTACGCCGGTTCCGGCGGTTCTTCCGGGCCGCCTTCCTGCTGCCCTGGGTGGTGCCGTCGTCGTTGAGCGTGCTGGCATGGATGTGGATGTTCCAGGCCGACTTCAGCGTGCTGACCTACCTCGGCCGGCAGGCCGGCCTGGTGGACGGCAACATTCCGTGGCTGGGGGAGGCGGGCTGGGCGATGGCCGCCGTGCAGACGGTCAACATCTGGCGCGGCGCCCCGTTCTTCGGGATCATCATCCTCGCCGGCCTGGCCACCGTGCCGAAGGAACTCGTCGAGGCCGCCGTCGTCGACGGCGCGAACGCATGGCAGCGGCTGCGGTACATCATCCTTCCGCACCTGACCCCGATCCTGGTGGTGGTCACGCTCTTCTCGTTCGTGCAGACCCTCGGCGACTTCCAGATCGTCTGGATCCTCACCAACGGCGGTCCGGTCAACAGCACCCACCTGATCAGCACCCTGGCGTTCCGCACCGGCATCCGGGGAGCGGACATCGCCTCCGGTTCGGCGATCTCGTTCTTCGTGTTCCCCGCGCTCGCCGCGATCATCGCGCTGCAACTGACCGTGATGCGACGAAAGGCGAAATGA
- a CDS encoding RICIN domain-containing protein — protein sequence MQEGRGTPERGPGPDGLRPAGRRLGRRRRWSTAVAVLAVVVGATLLATPAVRGLGQQVDGDPREPIAHVPADLPAEGMVYQGLTPAEKGEPCVGAYEVAGDDDCSHGPDPVPPGLDIGRDVKPVAPVRTEPTAPRPDPKTPRDAEVAEDAGALAPAESTPAVVPDAAAGGLSYTLGESGVVCAGDGTDGKRVQVLYAYEAGRPSRFGQYLESFRAWAAGVDAIYAASARATGGTRHVRYVVTPDCRVDVLQVQLPSGALSTFKDTIEALRALDHDRTDRKYMIFADANVYCGIGTFVGDERSAATNRNNLGPSYGRTDAGCWTPSVAAHELTHNLGAVFDSAPNSSKAGHCVDDFDVMCYKDADTTKVRVVCGDRGLEKRLDCNHDDYFHTDPKAGSYLDTHWNVADNGFLVKGEPSVGPSPTPSGATPTSGPPGVTPTPEPTPVLSPTSATPSPTGTTAAPSPDVTTVTPGPSGTDPVPSPTVTPPPNRVKLTVSDTTATSTRLAWPAGPVDARYAVLVDGRSIARTAATRVSVIGMRPGTAYRVQIALVQSGGGLQPYTEVVTVRTTSPVAAAANEWLSLHNALTGAPAEVHGSRRNDGVPLVLGSGTGAANQAWRLVPATEGMFLIVSKATGKCVAPLGGTAVRGVPLVQVECAPGQTGQRWRVTRTDAGLRLGTADGALVVGIGSRYGVTRLLTLQRPDGSRHQSWTPRPA from the coding sequence GTGCAAGAAGGTCGTGGCACGCCTGAGCGCGGGCCCGGACCGGACGGTCTACGACCGGCCGGGCGGCGACTCGGGCGGCGCCGCCGCTGGTCGACCGCCGTCGCCGTCCTGGCCGTCGTCGTAGGGGCCACACTGCTGGCCACACCCGCCGTACGTGGTCTCGGGCAGCAGGTCGACGGTGACCCGCGCGAGCCCATCGCGCACGTTCCCGCCGACCTGCCGGCCGAGGGCATGGTCTATCAGGGTCTGACGCCGGCCGAGAAGGGTGAGCCCTGCGTCGGCGCGTACGAGGTCGCCGGGGACGACGACTGTTCGCACGGGCCGGACCCGGTACCGCCGGGACTGGACATCGGGCGTGACGTGAAGCCGGTGGCACCGGTGCGGACGGAGCCGACGGCGCCACGTCCGGACCCGAAGACTCCGCGTGATGCCGAGGTGGCCGAGGACGCCGGGGCCCTTGCTCCGGCCGAGAGCACCCCGGCCGTGGTGCCGGACGCGGCAGCCGGCGGGCTGTCGTACACCCTGGGCGAGTCGGGGGTCGTCTGTGCTGGTGACGGCACCGACGGCAAGCGGGTCCAGGTGCTCTACGCCTACGAGGCAGGCCGACCCAGTCGCTTCGGCCAGTACCTCGAATCGTTTCGCGCCTGGGCCGCGGGCGTCGATGCGATCTACGCCGCCAGCGCCCGGGCGACCGGCGGCACCCGGCACGTCAGATACGTGGTGACGCCGGACTGCAGGGTCGACGTGCTCCAGGTGCAGCTGCCGTCCGGTGCTCTCAGCACCTTCAAGGACACGATCGAGGCGCTGCGGGCGCTCGACCACGACCGGACCGACCGCAAGTACATGATCTTCGCGGACGCGAACGTCTACTGCGGCATCGGGACCTTCGTCGGCGACGAGCGCAGCGCTGCGACCAACCGCAACAACCTCGGCCCGTCGTACGGCCGCACCGACGCGGGGTGCTGGACGCCCTCGGTGGCCGCACACGAGTTGACGCACAACCTCGGCGCGGTCTTCGACAGCGCGCCCAACTCCAGCAAGGCCGGCCACTGCGTCGACGACTTCGACGTGATGTGCTACAAGGACGCCGACACCACGAAGGTTCGGGTGGTCTGCGGCGACCGGGGCCTGGAGAAGCGGCTCGACTGCAACCACGACGACTACTTCCACACCGACCCGAAGGCAGGCAGCTACCTCGACACCCACTGGAACGTCGCCGACAACGGTTTCCTGGTCAAGGGGGAGCCCAGCGTCGGACCGTCGCCCACCCCCTCCGGTGCCACGCCGACATCCGGCCCGCCCGGGGTCACGCCGACGCCCGAGCCCACCCCGGTGCTCAGCCCCACCAGTGCCACCCCGAGCCCGACCGGCACCACGGCCGCCCCGAGCCCTGACGTCACCACCGTGACACCCGGCCCGAGCGGGACCGACCCGGTGCCGAGTCCGACGGTCACCCCGCCGCCGAACCGCGTGAAGCTCACCGTCAGCGACACCACCGCCACGTCGACACGGCTCGCGTGGCCGGCGGGACCGGTGGACGCACGGTACGCCGTCCTGGTCGACGGTCGGTCCATCGCCCGGACTGCTGCCACTCGCGTGTCGGTCATCGGGATGCGCCCCGGCACTGCCTACCGGGTGCAGATCGCCCTCGTGCAGTCCGGTGGCGGTCTCCAGCCCTACACCGAGGTCGTGACGGTACGCACGACGAGTCCGGTTGCCGCGGCGGCGAACGAGTGGCTGTCGTTGCACAACGCGCTGACCGGGGCGCCGGCCGAGGTGCACGGCAGCCGCCGCAACGACGGTGTGCCGCTGGTTCTCGGGAGCGGCACCGGTGCCGCCAACCAGGCCTGGCGACTCGTGCCGGCCACCGAGGGGATGTTCCTGATCGTGTCGAAGGCCACCGGCAAGTGCGTCGCACCGCTGGGCGGCACGGCGGTCAGGGGGGTTCCGCTGGTCCAGGTGGAGTGCGCACCCGGCCAGACCGGGCAGCGCTGGCGGGTGACTCGTACCGATGCGGGTCTCCGACTGGGAACCGCCGACGGTGCCCTGGTGGTCGGTATCGGCTCGCGCTACGGGGTCACCCGCCTGCTCACCCTGCAGAGGCCGGACGGATCCCGCCACCAGAGCTGGACACCTCGCCCCGCGTGA
- a CDS encoding LacI family DNA-binding transcriptional regulator — translation MRDVARLAGVSHQTVSRVLNGHASVSDSTRERVELAIAQLGYRRNVSARALITKRTNTLGVVSVSAQQYGPASTLSAISHAARQAGYFVSVVALDVVDRSSMRAAIDHLMAAAVDGVVVIAPVRAAVEAVAGLPGPVPLVMVEAQDGEQSVPGIDQAGGARAATRHLLELGHSTVVHIRGPLDWFEADARANGWLSELTAARAPVPQVLVGDWSSRSGYEAGRRILEQPHVTAVFAANDQMALGVLHALDEAGRSVPGDISVVGFDDLPESEFFHPPLTTVRQDFAEVGRRCITEIIARIDGTCPSPTGLIDPELIVRSSTAAPR, via the coding sequence ATGCGCGATGTGGCACGGCTGGCCGGCGTCTCTCACCAGACGGTCTCCCGGGTGCTCAACGGGCACGCCAGCGTCAGCGACAGCACCCGTGAACGCGTCGAACTCGCCATCGCGCAGCTCGGTTACCGTCGTAACGTCAGCGCCCGTGCCCTGATCACGAAGCGGACGAACACCCTCGGAGTGGTCAGCGTGTCGGCCCAGCAGTACGGTCCGGCGAGCACCTTGTCCGCCATCTCCCACGCGGCCAGGCAGGCCGGCTACTTCGTCAGCGTCGTGGCGCTGGACGTCGTCGACCGGTCCTCGATGCGGGCCGCCATCGATCATCTCATGGCGGCCGCGGTCGACGGGGTGGTCGTGATCGCACCTGTGCGTGCCGCTGTCGAGGCGGTGGCCGGTCTGCCGGGTCCGGTGCCGCTGGTCATGGTCGAGGCGCAGGACGGCGAGCAGTCCGTGCCCGGAATCGATCAGGCAGGCGGCGCGCGTGCGGCGACACGCCACCTGCTCGAGCTCGGGCATTCCACGGTCGTTCACATCCGCGGGCCGCTCGACTGGTTCGAGGCGGACGCCCGGGCGAACGGTTGGCTCAGCGAGTTGACGGCTGCCCGCGCCCCCGTGCCGCAGGTGCTCGTGGGCGACTGGTCGTCGCGCTCCGGCTACGAGGCGGGTCGGCGGATCCTCGAGCAGCCCCACGTGACCGCCGTCTTCGCCGCCAACGACCAGATGGCGTTGGGGGTGCTGCACGCCCTCGACGAGGCCGGGCGGTCGGTGCCCGGTGACATCAGCGTGGTGGGCTTCGACGACCTGCCCGAGTCGGAGTTCTTTCATCCACCGCTGACGACCGTCCGACAGGACTTCGCCGAGGTCGGCCGGCGGTGCATCACCGAGATCATTGCTCGCATCGACGGCACGTGCCCGTCGCCGACGGGGCTGATCGACCCTGAGTTGATCGTTCGGAGCAGTACGGCCGCGCCCCGATGA